In Uranotaenia lowii strain MFRU-FL chromosome 2, ASM2978415v1, whole genome shotgun sequence, one genomic interval encodes:
- the LOC129749226 gene encoding uncharacterized protein LOC129749226, which yields MARTFGFGFVLLMVTLVLVGTVLAAPKKSGSRGKRSPQMPPIPQIPPGLPNPSDLPIPSPAMRRFVRHATSHVAAGSNSMQQQQQQHPHDLPNGPPTPPTPGMSNQG from the exons ATGGCTCGAACTTTCGGTTTCGGTTTTGTGTTGTTGATGGTGACGCTAGTTTTAGTGGGAACCGTGTTAGCTGCCCCGAAGAAATCCGGCAGCAGA GGAAAACGGAGTCCACAAATGCCGCCGATTCCACAGATTCCACCCGGCTTACCGAACCCTAGTGATCTTCCAATTCCTAGTCCAGCAATGAGAAGG TTCGTAAGACATGCCACCTCCCATGTGGCCGCAGGATCCAATTCGatgcaacagcaacagcaacagcatccTCATGACTTACCAAATGGGCCTCCAACGCCGCCCACGCCGGGAATGTCAAACCAGGGTTAG